The Streptomyces tendae genome has a window encoding:
- a CDS encoding class I SAM-dependent DNA methyltransferase, whose protein sequence is MTTSELWSRAAAERYDAEDTEMFSAAVLGPTVDFLAELAGDGRALEFAIGTGRVGVPLRERGVPVTGIELSEPMAAVLRRKVDEDTLPVVIGDMATTVVPGTFTLVYLVYNTISNLLTQDEQVECFRNAARHLAPGGRFVVELGVPPLRSLPLGQVAVPFDVSERHLGFDTFDLVEQMLVSHHFTRDRDDGRYRRDASRHRYAWPAELDLMARIAGLGLERRVADWDGSPFAQDSPKHISVWRRPA, encoded by the coding sequence GTGACGACCAGTGAGCTGTGGAGCCGTGCGGCCGCCGAACGCTATGACGCCGAGGACACCGAGATGTTCTCGGCCGCCGTCCTCGGGCCGACCGTGGACTTCCTCGCGGAGCTGGCCGGGGACGGCCGGGCCCTGGAGTTCGCCATCGGGACCGGGCGCGTGGGGGTACCTCTGCGGGAACGTGGTGTGCCGGTGACGGGCATCGAACTGTCCGAACCCATGGCGGCCGTACTGCGGCGCAAGGTCGACGAGGACACACTCCCCGTCGTCATCGGGGACATGGCCACCACCGTCGTGCCCGGCACCTTCACCCTCGTCTATCTCGTCTACAACACCATCTCCAACCTGCTCACGCAGGACGAGCAGGTCGAGTGCTTCCGCAACGCCGCACGTCACCTGGCACCCGGTGGCCGATTCGTCGTCGAGTTGGGCGTGCCTCCGTTGCGTTCGCTGCCGCTCGGGCAGGTCGCCGTGCCGTTCGACGTCAGCGAGCGGCATCTGGGCTTCGACACGTTCGACCTCGTCGAGCAGATGCTCGTCTCGCATCACTTCACCCGCGACAGGGACGACGGTCGCTACCGCCGCGACGCCTCCCGGCACCGCTACGCCTGGCCGGCGGAACTCGACCTCATGGCGCGGATCGCCGGGCTCGGACTGGAGCGCCGCGTCGCGGACTGGGACGGGTCACCGTTCGCCCAGGACTCCCCCAAGCACATCTCGGTGT